The DNA sequence AAAAGATGGCGTAACAATTTGGGATTCCATGCACGGAAAAGTGGTGGCGCAAGTTATAACGCCGTTTGTCCTCGCACCGGGGAAGGAGAAAAGTCTGCATTCTTGGTGGAATGCAAGGGATAATACCGGGAAATATGTTATGCTCGGCAAATACACCGTTGAAGCGCGTTTTCTCGGTAGTGACACCTGCATCGTAGATTCAGTTTTCGTGGTCGATTAGGGGGCATCATGTCAATACTCATAGCCATAATAATGCTCGGAATAATAATATTCCTCCACGAGCTGGGGCACTTTTTAGTCGCGAAACTTTCCGGCATCAGGGTGGAAAAGTTCTCCATAGGATACCCGCCTAAAATTATAGGCAAAAAAATCGGCGAAACGGAGTATCAGATTGGTGCAGTCCTTTTTGGCGGTTATGTGAAGCTTGCCGGCGAAACAGAACAATCAAAGGACTTGGAAGACCCGCGCGCATTCCTATCCAAACCGCCGGGAACGAGGATTCTTGTGCTCTTTGCGGGACCATTCATGAACTTTCTCACAGGTTTCCTAATCTTGGTATTCGGCTTCATGATTTATGGGGAAAGCAAGCCGGTGTTCGAGGTCCCGAAAATAGGAACCACCGTTCCGGGAATGCCGGCGCATCAATGTGGAATAAAGCCCGGCGACCTCATACTAAAAGTTAATGGGGACACGGTAAAAACATGGAATGAACTCGCAGACCTCATCCACACTAAACTCGACACCGAAATAACCCTAACAGTAAGGCGCGGAGATTCTGTGTTCAATGTGATATGCAAGACCATAGCCCGCCGCGTGAGAACCGAATCTGGCGATACGGTGTTCGGTATGATAGGGGTTATATGGCACTCGAAACAGGTGAAGCCAACTCCTCTAAAAGCATTAGTTGATGCCGCCGATGCATCCGTGAGGTTCGCCGGAATAATCGTAACATTCATCGTGGACCTCATAGTAGGACGCGGAAGTCTGCATGATGTTGGCGGGCCAATAATGATAGCCCAGATGGCTGGTCAATCAGCAAAGCAGGGATTCTGGCAGCTTATGTTTTTTATGGCTGCCCTATCCATAAACCTTGCCGTGCTAAACCTCATACCGCTCCCGATACTGGACGGCGGACAAATCGTATTCACGACATTTGAAGCCATATCAAGACGCCGCGTCAGCGAGCGATGGCGAGCTATATTTCAGCAGATTAGCATATTCATACTTTTAATGCTCATGATTTTCGTTACCATAAAGGATGTTATGAACCTTTTCTAAACATGACGAACGGGAAACCAAAAATTCTTGTGCTCGACACGCAAAACCGCCTTAAGCTCGACGGCACTGTGGTGGGGAATCAGCGCGACTTTTTGGCAAAACTCCGCGAGGACACTTTCGACTGCGCTGTCGTAACCAAACTCGAGGATTTAAAGCTTCCTCTAACAAAATTTTTGAGGAATGTCGCCCACAGAGCGCCGTTAATGCCAATAGTGCTTATTTCCGATAACATCGAACCCGGATTAAGGGGACTGGTCGATGCTATTTTGCCTGTTGATGTCGATAAAAAATCCGTTATGAGCACCATAAATAAAATTCTTTCCCGTCGAGAAATACTTGCCGAATGTGGTCTTGTCGGAAGATCAGAAGCTATATATGCAATAGCCGATGTTATAGTTCGTGTCGCCCCCACCGACATCCCCGTTCTCATAATAGGCGAGAGCGGAACGGGAAAAGAACTCGTTGCAAAAGCACTTCACAAGCGCTCGAAGCGTTCAGATGGCCCATTCCTTCCCGTCAATTGCGGAGCTATACCCGAAACGCTTATCGAATCACAACTTTTCGGATATAAAAAAGGAGCGTTTACGGGAGCGGCTAAGGATACTCCGGGATTCATTGAAAAAGCAGACGGTGGAACACTTTTTCTGGACGAAGTAGCCGAAATACCGCTTTCATCACAGGTTAAACTACTAAGGT is a window from the bacterium genome containing:
- the rseP gene encoding RIP metalloprotease RseP; translation: MSILIAIIMLGIIIFLHELGHFLVAKLSGIRVEKFSIGYPPKIIGKKIGETEYQIGAVLFGGYVKLAGETEQSKDLEDPRAFLSKPPGTRILVLFAGPFMNFLTGFLILVFGFMIYGESKPVFEVPKIGTTVPGMPAHQCGIKPGDLILKVNGDTVKTWNELADLIHTKLDTEITLTVRRGDSVFNVICKTIARRVRTESGDTVFGMIGVIWHSKQVKPTPLKALVDAADASVRFAGIIVTFIVDLIVGRGSLHDVGGPIMIAQMAGQSAKQGFWQLMFFMAALSINLAVLNLIPLPILDGGQIVFTTFEAISRRRVSERWRAIFQQISIFILLMLMIFVTIKDVMNLF
- a CDS encoding sigma-54-dependent Fis family transcriptional regulator is translated as MTNGKPKILVLDTQNRLKLDGTVVGNQRDFLAKLREDTFDCAVVTKLEDLKLPLTKFLRNVAHRAPLMPIVLISDNIEPGLRGLVDAILPVDVDKKSVMSTINKILSRREILAECGLVGRSEAIYAIADVIVRVAPTDIPVLIIGESGTGKELVAKALHKRSKRSDGPFLPVNCGAIPETLIESQLFGYKKGAFTGAAKDTPGFIEKADGGTLFLDEVAEIPLSSQVKLLRFLETGEYFPVGSATPKHADVRIIAATNRELTIMMRQGKFREDLYYRINGVKIFIPPLRERPEDIVILIFYFAQKIAEKHGIKFAGISDDALEAMMSYHWPGNVRELRNLVENMVLLAGNRKIKLDDIKHYFAEHQTIGRPLPILHTAEAPSSEVMREILYILRENNRILREISERLSSTADIKSAEREAIINALRLAGGSRKKAAQLLGISTRTLYRKMKKYSIN